The following are from one region of the Ochotona princeps isolate mOchPri1 chromosome 4, mOchPri1.hap1, whole genome shotgun sequence genome:
- the EIF3F gene encoding eukaryotic translation initiation factor 3 subunit F has protein sequence MATPAPPASAAPAAPAAAPAAAPAPAPASAAAPAPAAAPTSAPAPAAAPAAAPAASPDPAAAGPGQTPAAAPAPAQPAAPSLPSPALPGPFPGGRVVRLHPVILASIVDSYERRNEGAARVIGTLLGTVDKHSVEVTNCFSVPHNESEDEVAVDMEFAKNMYELHKKVSPNELILGWYATGHDITEHSVLIHEYYSREAPNPIHLTVDTSLQNGRMSIKAYVSTSMGVPGRTMGVMFTPLTVKYAYYDTERIGVDLIMKTCFSPNRVIGLSSDLQQVGGASARIQDALSTVLQYAEDVLSGKVSADNTVGRFLMSLVNQVPKIVPDDFETMLNSNINDLLMVTYLANLTQSQIALNEKLVNL, from the exons ATGGCGACCCCGGCGCCCCCTGCCAGTGCTGCTCCTGCCGCGCCGGCCGCAGCCCCGGCCGCAGCTCCAGCGCCAGCCCCGGCCTCCGccgcggccccggccccggccgcAGCGCCCACGTCGGCCCCGGCGCCGGCTGCGGCTCCCGCGGCGGCCCCGGCCGCGTCCCCGGACCCCGCGGCGGCCGGGCCCGGGCAGACTCCGGCGGCGGCGCCAGCCCCCGCGCAGCCGGCGGCGCCCTCGCTGCCCAGTCCCGCGCTCCCGGGGCCCTTCCCCGGCGGCCGCGTGGTCAGGCTGCACCCGGTCATCTTGGCCTCCATCGTGGACAGCTACGAGCGACGCAACGAGGGCGCCGCCCGGGTGATCGGGACGCTGCTGG GAACTGTGGACAAGCACTCAGTGGAGGTCACCAATTGTTTTTCAGTGCCGCACAATGAGTCAGAAGATGAA GTGGCGGTTGATATGGAATTTGCAAAGAACATGTATGAGCTGCACAAAAAAGTTTCTCCAAATGAACTCATCCTGGGCTG GTACGCTACAGGCCATGACATCACGGAGCACTCTGTGCTGATCCACGAGTACTACAGCCGGGAGGCCCCCAACCCCATTCACCTCACTGTGGATACCAGTCTGCAGAATGGCCGCATGAGCATCAAGGCCTACGTCAG CACCTCAATGGGCGTCCCAGGGAGGACCATGGGAGTGATGTTCACACCTCTGACCGTGAAATATGCGTATTATGATACTGAACGCATTGGAG TTGACCTGATCATGAAGACCTGTTTCAGCCCCAATCGGGTGATTGGGCTGTCGAGTGACTTACAGCAAGTAGGCGGGGCGTCCGCTCGCATCCAGGATGCCCTCAGCACGGTGTTGCAGTACGCCGAGGATGTGCTG TCTGGGAAGGTGTCAGCCGACAACACCGTGGGCCGCTTCTTGATGAGCCTGGTTAACCAAGTTCCCAAGATAGTTCCGGATGACTTTGAGACCATGCTCAACAGCAACATCAAT GACCTGCTGATGGTGACCTACCTGGCCAATCTCACGCAGTCACAGATTGCCCTCAATGAGAAACTTGTGAACTTGTGA